One stretch of Brachyhypopomus gauderio isolate BG-103 chromosome 8, BGAUD_0.2, whole genome shotgun sequence DNA includes these proteins:
- the rap1gapb gene encoding rap1 GTPase-activating protein 1 isoform X1, which yields MPYRKRSFTFGAYGGVDKTFSRARGPWNKDGRFLRLPDTLEPSLLAPSLLLSPGPVLLKNSRMDEQRCTLPPPLKTEEDYIPYPSVHEVLGRTAPFPLILLPQFGGYWIEGTNHDLGTAPAPEEPPPCPASQIKLESNSTAKIYRKHFLGKEHFNYYSMDSTLSHLVFSIKYDVIGDQEHLRLLLRSKFKTHHDVIPISCLTEFPNVVQMAKLVCEEVNVDRFYPVLYPKASRLIVTFDEHVISNNFKFGVVYQKFGQTTEEELFGNSEESPAFTEFLDFLGQKIVLHDFKGFRGGLDVTHGQTGTESVYHNFHNKEIMFHVSTKLPYTEGDLQQLQKKRHIGNDIVAIVFQEENTPFVPDMIASNFLHAYVVVQVENACSDNVLYKVSVTARDDVPFFGPPLPDPAIFRKSPEFHEFLLTKLINAEYSCYKADKFAKLEERTRSALLETLYEELHVNSQCMMGLGGDEDKLENGGGGGGGGGFFESFKRVIRSRSQSMDAMGLSNKKPHTVSTSHSGSFTHNPPDVPKTPGISLIIPGKSPTRKKSGPFSSRRSSAIGIENIQEVQERSSREVSPSTQRTPDSGHASQEPRSDNSSSHSSPEMPTTRTSSALCCRAASIPESNDLSRSSSNASSFTSVVEENENEQQVTEEHDPGPENLPSARASHKRDSFTYSSSWMEENVGSARHGRTPAPSRQLSDPIRPKTERQHSASNC from the exons ATGCCTTACAGGAAGAGAAGCTTTACTTTTGGAGCCTATGGAGG GGTGGATAAGACCTTTTCCAGAGCTAGAGGTCCATG GAATAAAGATGGCAGATTCCTCCGACTACCTGACACGTTAGAGCCTTCTCTGCTGGCCCCCTCGCTGCTCCTGTCCCCTGGTCCAGTGCTTCTGAAG aacagcagaatgGATGAACAAAGGTGCacgcttcctcctcctctcaaa ACAGAAGAGGACTATATTCCTTATCCAAGTGTTCATGAG GTGCTGGGGCGGACGGCCCCATTTCCGCTCATTCTGCTGCCCCAGTTTGGGGGTTACTGGATCGAGGGCACCAATCATGACCTTGGTACTGCCCCTGCTCCGGAAGAGCCACCCCCATGTCCCGCCTCCCAGATTAAATTGGAAAGTAACAGTACAGCTAAgatctacaggaaacacttcctGGGCAAG GAGCACTTTAATTATTACTCTATGGACAGCACACTGAGCCACCTTGTGTTCTCCATCAAGTATGATGTGATCGGGGACCAAGAGCACCTCCGTTTACTACTTAG GTCAAAGTTCAAAACCCACCATGATGTGATACCCATTTCCTGTCTGACTGAGTTTCCCAACGTGGTGCAGATGGCAAAG CTGGTGTGTGAAGAGGTGAACGTGGACAGGTTTTACCCAGTGCTCTACCCAAAG GCATCCAGACTCATCGTAACCTTTGATGAACATGTCATAAGCAACAACTTCAAGTTTGGAGTCGTCTACCAGAAGTTTGGGCAG ACAACAGAAGAGGAGCTCTTTGGGAACAGTGAGGAGAGCCCAGCCTTCACTGAATTCCTCGACTTTTTGGGGCAGAAGATTGTACTGCATGATTTTAAAGG ATTCCGAGGTGGTCTAGACGTCACCCACGGCCAGACTGGGACTGAGTCGGTCTACCACAATTTCCACAACAAGGAGATCATGTTCCACGTGTCCACCAAGCTGCCCTACACAGAAGGGGACCTACAGCAG CTGCAGAAGAAGAGACACATAGGGAATGACATTGTGGCCATCGTGTTTCAAGAAGAAAACACGCCGTTTGTGCCAGATATGATCGCGTCCAATTTTCTGCACGCTTACgtggtggtgcaggtggagAACGCTTGCAGTGACAACGTCCTTTACAAG GTGTCAGTAACAGCGAGAGATGATGTGCCCTTCTTTGGACCCCCGCTACCAGATCCAGCCATATTCAGAAAG AGTCCAGAGTTCCACGAGTTTCTTCTCACAAAGCTCATCAATGCTGAGTATTCCTGCTATAAGGCAGACAAATTTGCCAAGCTGGAG GAAAGAACACGCTCAGCACTGCTGGAGACTCTGTATGAAGAGCTGCATGTGAACAGCCAGTGCATGATGGGATTGGGTGGAGACGAGGATAAACTAGAGaacggtgggggagggggagggggaggcggCTTCTTTGAGTCCTTCAAG AGGGTCATTCGGAGTAGAAGCCAGTCTATGGATGCTATGGGCCTGAGCAATAAGAAGCCACACACGGTCTCCACCAGCCACAGTGGCAGCTTCACTCACAATCCCCCAGACGTCCCCAAAACACCAGGCATC TCTTTGATCATTCCTGGAAAGAGTCCCACCAGGAAGAAATCTGGACCGTTCAGCTCCCGCCGGAGCAGTGCCATCGGCATTGAGAACATCCAGGAGGTGCAGGAGCGGAG CAGTCGGGAGGTGTCGCCCAGCACGCAGAGGACACCTGACAGTGGCCACGCCTCCCAGGAACCCAGGTCTGACAACTCATCCAGCCACAGCTCACCTGAGATGCCCACGACCAGGACAAG ttCGGCACTCTGCTGTAGAGCGGCCTCCATCCCGGAGTCTAACGACCTGTCCCGCTCCTCGTCCAACGCCAGCAGCTTCAccagtgtggtggaggagaatgAGAATGAGCAGCAGGTCACAGAGGAGCACGACCCAGGCCCG GAGAACCTGCCGTCTGCCAGAGCCTCTCACAAACGAGACTCCTTCACGTACAGCAGCAGCTGGATGGAGGAGAACGTGGGGAGTGCCAGACATGGACGTACGCCAg CCCCCTCTCGACAGCTGTCTGACCCCATTCGGCCAAAAACAGAGAGACAACATTCTGCTTCG AATTGCTAG
- the rap1gapb gene encoding rap1 GTPase-activating protein 1 isoform X4, whose product MARRSFMYHSPTHAAVCQHRRHSDTSDLFAMIERMQNSRMDEQRCTLPPPLKTEEDYIPYPSVHEVLGRTAPFPLILLPQFGGYWIEGTNHDLGTAPAPEEPPPCPASQIKLESNSTAKIYRKHFLGKEHFNYYSMDSTLSHLVFSIKYDVIGDQEHLRLLLRSKFKTHHDVIPISCLTEFPNVVQMAKLVCEEVNVDRFYPVLYPKASRLIVTFDEHVISNNFKFGVVYQKFGQTTEEELFGNSEESPAFTEFLDFLGQKIVLHDFKGFRGGLDVTHGQTGTESVYHNFHNKEIMFHVSTKLPYTEGDLQQLQKKRHIGNDIVAIVFQEENTPFVPDMIASNFLHAYVVVQVENACSDNVLYKVSVTARDDVPFFGPPLPDPAIFRKSPEFHEFLLTKLINAEYSCYKADKFAKLEERTRSALLETLYEELHVNSQCMMGLGGDEDKLENGGGGGGGGGFFESFKRVIRSRSQSMDAMGLSNKKPHTVSTSHSGSFTHNPPDVPKTPGISLIIPGKSPTRKKSGPFSSRRSSAIGIENIQEVQERSSREVSPSTQRTPDSGHASQEPRSDNSSSHSSPEMPTTRTSSALCCRAASIPESNDLSRSSSNASSFTSVVEENENEQQVTEEHDPGPENLPSARASHKRDSFTYSSSWMEENVGSARHGRTPAPSRQLSDPIRPKTERQHSASNC is encoded by the exons ATGGCCAGGAGGTCTTTCATGTACCACAGTCCCACTCATGCTGCTGTATGTCAACACAGGCGGCACAGCGAT ACTTCAGATTTATTTGCGATGATCGAGCGGATGCAG aacagcagaatgGATGAACAAAGGTGCacgcttcctcctcctctcaaa ACAGAAGAGGACTATATTCCTTATCCAAGTGTTCATGAG GTGCTGGGGCGGACGGCCCCATTTCCGCTCATTCTGCTGCCCCAGTTTGGGGGTTACTGGATCGAGGGCACCAATCATGACCTTGGTACTGCCCCTGCTCCGGAAGAGCCACCCCCATGTCCCGCCTCCCAGATTAAATTGGAAAGTAACAGTACAGCTAAgatctacaggaaacacttcctGGGCAAG GAGCACTTTAATTATTACTCTATGGACAGCACACTGAGCCACCTTGTGTTCTCCATCAAGTATGATGTGATCGGGGACCAAGAGCACCTCCGTTTACTACTTAG GTCAAAGTTCAAAACCCACCATGATGTGATACCCATTTCCTGTCTGACTGAGTTTCCCAACGTGGTGCAGATGGCAAAG CTGGTGTGTGAAGAGGTGAACGTGGACAGGTTTTACCCAGTGCTCTACCCAAAG GCATCCAGACTCATCGTAACCTTTGATGAACATGTCATAAGCAACAACTTCAAGTTTGGAGTCGTCTACCAGAAGTTTGGGCAG ACAACAGAAGAGGAGCTCTTTGGGAACAGTGAGGAGAGCCCAGCCTTCACTGAATTCCTCGACTTTTTGGGGCAGAAGATTGTACTGCATGATTTTAAAGG ATTCCGAGGTGGTCTAGACGTCACCCACGGCCAGACTGGGACTGAGTCGGTCTACCACAATTTCCACAACAAGGAGATCATGTTCCACGTGTCCACCAAGCTGCCCTACACAGAAGGGGACCTACAGCAG CTGCAGAAGAAGAGACACATAGGGAATGACATTGTGGCCATCGTGTTTCAAGAAGAAAACACGCCGTTTGTGCCAGATATGATCGCGTCCAATTTTCTGCACGCTTACgtggtggtgcaggtggagAACGCTTGCAGTGACAACGTCCTTTACAAG GTGTCAGTAACAGCGAGAGATGATGTGCCCTTCTTTGGACCCCCGCTACCAGATCCAGCCATATTCAGAAAG AGTCCAGAGTTCCACGAGTTTCTTCTCACAAAGCTCATCAATGCTGAGTATTCCTGCTATAAGGCAGACAAATTTGCCAAGCTGGAG GAAAGAACACGCTCAGCACTGCTGGAGACTCTGTATGAAGAGCTGCATGTGAACAGCCAGTGCATGATGGGATTGGGTGGAGACGAGGATAAACTAGAGaacggtgggggagggggagggggaggcggCTTCTTTGAGTCCTTCAAG AGGGTCATTCGGAGTAGAAGCCAGTCTATGGATGCTATGGGCCTGAGCAATAAGAAGCCACACACGGTCTCCACCAGCCACAGTGGCAGCTTCACTCACAATCCCCCAGACGTCCCCAAAACACCAGGCATC TCTTTGATCATTCCTGGAAAGAGTCCCACCAGGAAGAAATCTGGACCGTTCAGCTCCCGCCGGAGCAGTGCCATCGGCATTGAGAACATCCAGGAGGTGCAGGAGCGGAG CAGTCGGGAGGTGTCGCCCAGCACGCAGAGGACACCTGACAGTGGCCACGCCTCCCAGGAACCCAGGTCTGACAACTCATCCAGCCACAGCTCACCTGAGATGCCCACGACCAGGACAAG ttCGGCACTCTGCTGTAGAGCGGCCTCCATCCCGGAGTCTAACGACCTGTCCCGCTCCTCGTCCAACGCCAGCAGCTTCAccagtgtggtggaggagaatgAGAATGAGCAGCAGGTCACAGAGGAGCACGACCCAGGCCCG GAGAACCTGCCGTCTGCCAGAGCCTCTCACAAACGAGACTCCTTCACGTACAGCAGCAGCTGGATGGAGGAGAACGTGGGGAGTGCCAGACATGGACGTACGCCAg CCCCCTCTCGACAGCTGTCTGACCCCATTCGGCCAAAAACAGAGAGACAACATTCTGCTTCG AATTGCTAG
- the rap1gapb gene encoding rap1 GTPase-activating protein 1 isoform X3, whose product MLRPSRKTSRRLGLPGLLLLQAHHLWNKDGRFLRLPDTLEPSLLAPSLLLSPGPVLLKNSRMDEQRCTLPPPLKTEEDYIPYPSVHEVLGRTAPFPLILLPQFGGYWIEGTNHDLGTAPAPEEPPPCPASQIKLESNSTAKIYRKHFLGKEHFNYYSMDSTLSHLVFSIKYDVIGDQEHLRLLLRSKFKTHHDVIPISCLTEFPNVVQMAKLVCEEVNVDRFYPVLYPKASRLIVTFDEHVISNNFKFGVVYQKFGQTTEEELFGNSEESPAFTEFLDFLGQKIVLHDFKGFRGGLDVTHGQTGTESVYHNFHNKEIMFHVSTKLPYTEGDLQQLQKKRHIGNDIVAIVFQEENTPFVPDMIASNFLHAYVVVQVENACSDNVLYKVSVTARDDVPFFGPPLPDPAIFRKSPEFHEFLLTKLINAEYSCYKADKFAKLEERTRSALLETLYEELHVNSQCMMGLGGDEDKLENGGGGGGGGGFFESFKRVIRSRSQSMDAMGLSNKKPHTVSTSHSGSFTHNPPDVPKTPGISLIIPGKSPTRKKSGPFSSRRSSAIGIENIQEVQERSSREVSPSTQRTPDSGHASQEPRSDNSSSHSSPEMPTTRTSSALCCRAASIPESNDLSRSSSNASSFTSVVEENENEQQVTEEHDPGPENLPSARASHKRDSFTYSSSWMEENVGSARHGRTPAPSRQLSDPIRPKTERQHSASNC is encoded by the exons ATGCTGCGTCCCAGCAGGAAGACCAGCAGGAGACTGGGCCTGCCTGGACTTCTGCTGCTTCAAGCACATCACCTGTG GAATAAAGATGGCAGATTCCTCCGACTACCTGACACGTTAGAGCCTTCTCTGCTGGCCCCCTCGCTGCTCCTGTCCCCTGGTCCAGTGCTTCTGAAG aacagcagaatgGATGAACAAAGGTGCacgcttcctcctcctctcaaa ACAGAAGAGGACTATATTCCTTATCCAAGTGTTCATGAG GTGCTGGGGCGGACGGCCCCATTTCCGCTCATTCTGCTGCCCCAGTTTGGGGGTTACTGGATCGAGGGCACCAATCATGACCTTGGTACTGCCCCTGCTCCGGAAGAGCCACCCCCATGTCCCGCCTCCCAGATTAAATTGGAAAGTAACAGTACAGCTAAgatctacaggaaacacttcctGGGCAAG GAGCACTTTAATTATTACTCTATGGACAGCACACTGAGCCACCTTGTGTTCTCCATCAAGTATGATGTGATCGGGGACCAAGAGCACCTCCGTTTACTACTTAG GTCAAAGTTCAAAACCCACCATGATGTGATACCCATTTCCTGTCTGACTGAGTTTCCCAACGTGGTGCAGATGGCAAAG CTGGTGTGTGAAGAGGTGAACGTGGACAGGTTTTACCCAGTGCTCTACCCAAAG GCATCCAGACTCATCGTAACCTTTGATGAACATGTCATAAGCAACAACTTCAAGTTTGGAGTCGTCTACCAGAAGTTTGGGCAG ACAACAGAAGAGGAGCTCTTTGGGAACAGTGAGGAGAGCCCAGCCTTCACTGAATTCCTCGACTTTTTGGGGCAGAAGATTGTACTGCATGATTTTAAAGG ATTCCGAGGTGGTCTAGACGTCACCCACGGCCAGACTGGGACTGAGTCGGTCTACCACAATTTCCACAACAAGGAGATCATGTTCCACGTGTCCACCAAGCTGCCCTACACAGAAGGGGACCTACAGCAG CTGCAGAAGAAGAGACACATAGGGAATGACATTGTGGCCATCGTGTTTCAAGAAGAAAACACGCCGTTTGTGCCAGATATGATCGCGTCCAATTTTCTGCACGCTTACgtggtggtgcaggtggagAACGCTTGCAGTGACAACGTCCTTTACAAG GTGTCAGTAACAGCGAGAGATGATGTGCCCTTCTTTGGACCCCCGCTACCAGATCCAGCCATATTCAGAAAG AGTCCAGAGTTCCACGAGTTTCTTCTCACAAAGCTCATCAATGCTGAGTATTCCTGCTATAAGGCAGACAAATTTGCCAAGCTGGAG GAAAGAACACGCTCAGCACTGCTGGAGACTCTGTATGAAGAGCTGCATGTGAACAGCCAGTGCATGATGGGATTGGGTGGAGACGAGGATAAACTAGAGaacggtgggggagggggagggggaggcggCTTCTTTGAGTCCTTCAAG AGGGTCATTCGGAGTAGAAGCCAGTCTATGGATGCTATGGGCCTGAGCAATAAGAAGCCACACACGGTCTCCACCAGCCACAGTGGCAGCTTCACTCACAATCCCCCAGACGTCCCCAAAACACCAGGCATC TCTTTGATCATTCCTGGAAAGAGTCCCACCAGGAAGAAATCTGGACCGTTCAGCTCCCGCCGGAGCAGTGCCATCGGCATTGAGAACATCCAGGAGGTGCAGGAGCGGAG CAGTCGGGAGGTGTCGCCCAGCACGCAGAGGACACCTGACAGTGGCCACGCCTCCCAGGAACCCAGGTCTGACAACTCATCCAGCCACAGCTCACCTGAGATGCCCACGACCAGGACAAG ttCGGCACTCTGCTGTAGAGCGGCCTCCATCCCGGAGTCTAACGACCTGTCCCGCTCCTCGTCCAACGCCAGCAGCTTCAccagtgtggtggaggagaatgAGAATGAGCAGCAGGTCACAGAGGAGCACGACCCAGGCCCG GAGAACCTGCCGTCTGCCAGAGCCTCTCACAAACGAGACTCCTTCACGTACAGCAGCAGCTGGATGGAGGAGAACGTGGGGAGTGCCAGACATGGACGTACGCCAg CCCCCTCTCGACAGCTGTCTGACCCCATTCGGCCAAAAACAGAGAGACAACATTCTGCTTCG AATTGCTAG
- the rap1gapb gene encoding rap1 GTPase-activating protein 1 isoform X5, with protein sequence MDEQRCTLPPPLKTEEDYIPYPSVHEVLGRTAPFPLILLPQFGGYWIEGTNHDLGTAPAPEEPPPCPASQIKLESNSTAKIYRKHFLGKEHFNYYSMDSTLSHLVFSIKYDVIGDQEHLRLLLRSKFKTHHDVIPISCLTEFPNVVQMAKLVCEEVNVDRFYPVLYPKASRLIVTFDEHVISNNFKFGVVYQKFGQTTEEELFGNSEESPAFTEFLDFLGQKIVLHDFKGFRGGLDVTHGQTGTESVYHNFHNKEIMFHVSTKLPYTEGDLQQLQKKRHIGNDIVAIVFQEENTPFVPDMIASNFLHAYVVVQVENACSDNVLYKVSVTARDDVPFFGPPLPDPAIFRKSPEFHEFLLTKLINAEYSCYKADKFAKLEERTRSALLETLYEELHVNSQCMMGLGGDEDKLENGGGGGGGGGFFESFKRVIRSRSQSMDAMGLSNKKPHTVSTSHSGSFTHNPPDVPKTPGISLIIPGKSPTRKKSGPFSSRRSSAIGIENIQEVQERSSREVSPSTQRTPDSGHASQEPRSDNSSSHSSPEMPTTRTSSALCCRAASIPESNDLSRSSSNASSFTSVVEENENEQQVTEEHDPGPENLPSARASHKRDSFTYSSSWMEENVGSARHGRTPAPSRQLSDPIRPKTERQHSASNC encoded by the exons atgGATGAACAAAGGTGCacgcttcctcctcctctcaaa ACAGAAGAGGACTATATTCCTTATCCAAGTGTTCATGAG GTGCTGGGGCGGACGGCCCCATTTCCGCTCATTCTGCTGCCCCAGTTTGGGGGTTACTGGATCGAGGGCACCAATCATGACCTTGGTACTGCCCCTGCTCCGGAAGAGCCACCCCCATGTCCCGCCTCCCAGATTAAATTGGAAAGTAACAGTACAGCTAAgatctacaggaaacacttcctGGGCAAG GAGCACTTTAATTATTACTCTATGGACAGCACACTGAGCCACCTTGTGTTCTCCATCAAGTATGATGTGATCGGGGACCAAGAGCACCTCCGTTTACTACTTAG GTCAAAGTTCAAAACCCACCATGATGTGATACCCATTTCCTGTCTGACTGAGTTTCCCAACGTGGTGCAGATGGCAAAG CTGGTGTGTGAAGAGGTGAACGTGGACAGGTTTTACCCAGTGCTCTACCCAAAG GCATCCAGACTCATCGTAACCTTTGATGAACATGTCATAAGCAACAACTTCAAGTTTGGAGTCGTCTACCAGAAGTTTGGGCAG ACAACAGAAGAGGAGCTCTTTGGGAACAGTGAGGAGAGCCCAGCCTTCACTGAATTCCTCGACTTTTTGGGGCAGAAGATTGTACTGCATGATTTTAAAGG ATTCCGAGGTGGTCTAGACGTCACCCACGGCCAGACTGGGACTGAGTCGGTCTACCACAATTTCCACAACAAGGAGATCATGTTCCACGTGTCCACCAAGCTGCCCTACACAGAAGGGGACCTACAGCAG CTGCAGAAGAAGAGACACATAGGGAATGACATTGTGGCCATCGTGTTTCAAGAAGAAAACACGCCGTTTGTGCCAGATATGATCGCGTCCAATTTTCTGCACGCTTACgtggtggtgcaggtggagAACGCTTGCAGTGACAACGTCCTTTACAAG GTGTCAGTAACAGCGAGAGATGATGTGCCCTTCTTTGGACCCCCGCTACCAGATCCAGCCATATTCAGAAAG AGTCCAGAGTTCCACGAGTTTCTTCTCACAAAGCTCATCAATGCTGAGTATTCCTGCTATAAGGCAGACAAATTTGCCAAGCTGGAG GAAAGAACACGCTCAGCACTGCTGGAGACTCTGTATGAAGAGCTGCATGTGAACAGCCAGTGCATGATGGGATTGGGTGGAGACGAGGATAAACTAGAGaacggtgggggagggggagggggaggcggCTTCTTTGAGTCCTTCAAG AGGGTCATTCGGAGTAGAAGCCAGTCTATGGATGCTATGGGCCTGAGCAATAAGAAGCCACACACGGTCTCCACCAGCCACAGTGGCAGCTTCACTCACAATCCCCCAGACGTCCCCAAAACACCAGGCATC TCTTTGATCATTCCTGGAAAGAGTCCCACCAGGAAGAAATCTGGACCGTTCAGCTCCCGCCGGAGCAGTGCCATCGGCATTGAGAACATCCAGGAGGTGCAGGAGCGGAG CAGTCGGGAGGTGTCGCCCAGCACGCAGAGGACACCTGACAGTGGCCACGCCTCCCAGGAACCCAGGTCTGACAACTCATCCAGCCACAGCTCACCTGAGATGCCCACGACCAGGACAAG ttCGGCACTCTGCTGTAGAGCGGCCTCCATCCCGGAGTCTAACGACCTGTCCCGCTCCTCGTCCAACGCCAGCAGCTTCAccagtgtggtggaggagaatgAGAATGAGCAGCAGGTCACAGAGGAGCACGACCCAGGCCCG GAGAACCTGCCGTCTGCCAGAGCCTCTCACAAACGAGACTCCTTCACGTACAGCAGCAGCTGGATGGAGGAGAACGTGGGGAGTGCCAGACATGGACGTACGCCAg CCCCCTCTCGACAGCTGTCTGACCCCATTCGGCCAAAAACAGAGAGACAACATTCTGCTTCG AATTGCTAG
- the rap1gapb gene encoding rap1 GTPase-activating protein 1 isoform X2: MPYRKRSFTFGAYGGVDKTFSRARGPWNKDGRFLRLPDTLEPSLLAPSLLLSPGPVLLKNSRMDEQRCTLPPPLKTEEDYIPYPSVHEVLGRTAPFPLILLPQFGGYWIEGTNHDLGTAPAPEEPPPCPASQIKLESNSTAKIYRKHFLGKEHFNYYSMDSTLSHLVFSIKYDVIGDQEHLRLLLRSKFKTHHDVIPISCLTEFPNVVQMAKLVCEEVNVDRFYPVLYPKASRLIVTFDEHVISNNFKFGVVYQKFGQTTEEELFGNSEESPAFTEFLDFLGQKIVLHDFKGFRGGLDVTHGQTGTESVYHNFHNKEIMFHVSTKLPYTEGDLQQLQKKRHIGNDIVAIVFQEENTPFVPDMIASNFLHAYVVVQVENACSDNVLYKVSVTARDDVPFFGPPLPDPAIFRKSPEFHEFLLTKLINAEYSCYKADKFAKLEERTRSALLETLYEELHVNSQCMMGLGGDEDKLENGGGGGGGGGFFESFKRVIRSRSQSMDAMGLSNKKPHTVSTSHSGSFTHNPPDVPKTPGISLIIPGKSPTRKKSGPFSSRRSSAIGIENIQEVQERSREVSPSTQRTPDSGHASQEPRSDNSSSHSSPEMPTTRTSSALCCRAASIPESNDLSRSSSNASSFTSVVEENENEQQVTEEHDPGPENLPSARASHKRDSFTYSSSWMEENVGSARHGRTPAPSRQLSDPIRPKTERQHSASNC, encoded by the exons ATGCCTTACAGGAAGAGAAGCTTTACTTTTGGAGCCTATGGAGG GGTGGATAAGACCTTTTCCAGAGCTAGAGGTCCATG GAATAAAGATGGCAGATTCCTCCGACTACCTGACACGTTAGAGCCTTCTCTGCTGGCCCCCTCGCTGCTCCTGTCCCCTGGTCCAGTGCTTCTGAAG aacagcagaatgGATGAACAAAGGTGCacgcttcctcctcctctcaaa ACAGAAGAGGACTATATTCCTTATCCAAGTGTTCATGAG GTGCTGGGGCGGACGGCCCCATTTCCGCTCATTCTGCTGCCCCAGTTTGGGGGTTACTGGATCGAGGGCACCAATCATGACCTTGGTACTGCCCCTGCTCCGGAAGAGCCACCCCCATGTCCCGCCTCCCAGATTAAATTGGAAAGTAACAGTACAGCTAAgatctacaggaaacacttcctGGGCAAG GAGCACTTTAATTATTACTCTATGGACAGCACACTGAGCCACCTTGTGTTCTCCATCAAGTATGATGTGATCGGGGACCAAGAGCACCTCCGTTTACTACTTAG GTCAAAGTTCAAAACCCACCATGATGTGATACCCATTTCCTGTCTGACTGAGTTTCCCAACGTGGTGCAGATGGCAAAG CTGGTGTGTGAAGAGGTGAACGTGGACAGGTTTTACCCAGTGCTCTACCCAAAG GCATCCAGACTCATCGTAACCTTTGATGAACATGTCATAAGCAACAACTTCAAGTTTGGAGTCGTCTACCAGAAGTTTGGGCAG ACAACAGAAGAGGAGCTCTTTGGGAACAGTGAGGAGAGCCCAGCCTTCACTGAATTCCTCGACTTTTTGGGGCAGAAGATTGTACTGCATGATTTTAAAGG ATTCCGAGGTGGTCTAGACGTCACCCACGGCCAGACTGGGACTGAGTCGGTCTACCACAATTTCCACAACAAGGAGATCATGTTCCACGTGTCCACCAAGCTGCCCTACACAGAAGGGGACCTACAGCAG CTGCAGAAGAAGAGACACATAGGGAATGACATTGTGGCCATCGTGTTTCAAGAAGAAAACACGCCGTTTGTGCCAGATATGATCGCGTCCAATTTTCTGCACGCTTACgtggtggtgcaggtggagAACGCTTGCAGTGACAACGTCCTTTACAAG GTGTCAGTAACAGCGAGAGATGATGTGCCCTTCTTTGGACCCCCGCTACCAGATCCAGCCATATTCAGAAAG AGTCCAGAGTTCCACGAGTTTCTTCTCACAAAGCTCATCAATGCTGAGTATTCCTGCTATAAGGCAGACAAATTTGCCAAGCTGGAG GAAAGAACACGCTCAGCACTGCTGGAGACTCTGTATGAAGAGCTGCATGTGAACAGCCAGTGCATGATGGGATTGGGTGGAGACGAGGATAAACTAGAGaacggtgggggagggggagggggaggcggCTTCTTTGAGTCCTTCAAG AGGGTCATTCGGAGTAGAAGCCAGTCTATGGATGCTATGGGCCTGAGCAATAAGAAGCCACACACGGTCTCCACCAGCCACAGTGGCAGCTTCACTCACAATCCCCCAGACGTCCCCAAAACACCAGGCATC TCTTTGATCATTCCTGGAAAGAGTCCCACCAGGAAGAAATCTGGACCGTTCAGCTCCCGCCGGAGCAGTGCCATCGGCATTGAGAACATCCAGGAGGTGCAGGAGCGGAG TCGGGAGGTGTCGCCCAGCACGCAGAGGACACCTGACAGTGGCCACGCCTCCCAGGAACCCAGGTCTGACAACTCATCCAGCCACAGCTCACCTGAGATGCCCACGACCAGGACAAG ttCGGCACTCTGCTGTAGAGCGGCCTCCATCCCGGAGTCTAACGACCTGTCCCGCTCCTCGTCCAACGCCAGCAGCTTCAccagtgtggtggaggagaatgAGAATGAGCAGCAGGTCACAGAGGAGCACGACCCAGGCCCG GAGAACCTGCCGTCTGCCAGAGCCTCTCACAAACGAGACTCCTTCACGTACAGCAGCAGCTGGATGGAGGAGAACGTGGGGAGTGCCAGACATGGACGTACGCCAg CCCCCTCTCGACAGCTGTCTGACCCCATTCGGCCAAAAACAGAGAGACAACATTCTGCTTCG AATTGCTAG